A DNA window from Flavobacterium sp. contains the following coding sequences:
- a CDS encoding head GIN domain-containing protein, protein MIKIIIHITKFIIATITALLFASCNFNMNTIEGSGNVTTEKRIVQGDFKNIEVSNAIDLVVEQSDSVDITVEADDNLQKEIITKVENGTLIIECKFSSFRNITQKKVTVKMPKIGKIEASSAASVLSKNTIQGESIELETSSAASMNVDVESDNISCNSSSGSSIGIKGKALKVQTSASSGSSIDAGKLQANDIDAEASSGSVISVHPILSLKAQASSGGNINYNNVPKTIEKSASSGGSVSQS, encoded by the coding sequence ATGATCAAAATAATCATTCATATTACGAAATTTATTATTGCCACTATTACTGCATTACTATTTGCTTCATGCAACTTTAACATGAACACTATTGAAGGAAGCGGCAATGTAACAACCGAGAAAAGAATTGTTCAGGGAGATTTTAAAAACATCGAAGTAAGCAATGCTATAGATTTAGTTGTAGAACAATCAGACTCAGTAGATATTACAGTTGAAGCTGATGATAATCTGCAAAAAGAAATTATTACAAAAGTTGAAAACGGAACTTTGATTATTGAATGCAAATTCTCTTCATTCCGCAATATCACTCAGAAAAAGGTAACGGTAAAAATGCCTAAAATTGGCAAAATCGAAGCTTCGAGTGCAGCAAGTGTTTTAAGTAAAAATACAATTCAGGGTGAAAGTATTGAGCTTGAAACTTCAAGTGCCGCATCGATGAATGTAGATGTAGAGTCTGATAATATTTCTTGTAATTCAAGCAGCGGAAGCTCAATTGGCATTAAAGGAAAAGCTTTAAAAGTACAGACTTCAGCTTCAAGCGGATCTTCTATCGACGCAGGTAAATTACAGGCTAACGATATTGATGCCGAAGCTTCAAGCGGATCTGTAATAAGTGTTCATCCAATTTTGAGTTTAAAAGCTCAGGCTAGCAGCGGCGGAAACATTAACTATAATAATGTTCCTAAAACTATCGAAAAGAGTGCAAGCTCAGGAGGAAGTGTAAGTCAGAGCTAA